Genomic DNA from Leishmania donovani BPK282A1 complete genome, chromosome 32:
aaaaaagcaGCTGAGCCCACCTCCCTcgtgtgctgctgatgctcctcttcctttctcctGGTCCATGGTTGTTCTTTGCTCTTTCTATTTGCCTCTTTCGTGGTTTTCTTCGTTGTTTGTGCGATGTTAGGGAATTTGTAGACGACACCACAATCGCGTTGATCTGGTCGGTATGATGGTAATTTACGCTGTTTTCTGCTTCGTCTTGTTTTCGCCTTCAAGGCCTttgctcctccccccccacccacccacccaccctcctctctcttcttgtgGTGGCGTCAGAGCTTTACCGTTTTTGCTCCCgtttcccccttttttttctcttgttaGGACGACGTCTAGAAGCTGATGCGAGTGTGTGAGGGTGGCATTGGCCGACAGTGGGGTGAGTGCCAGCCTCTGCATTGAGGCGTGCAGGTGCGTGTATTTGTTGTTCACGTCCTAAACGCTCTCTGTAGCCGCCCTCCAAAAGGCGAccgctggcgccggcgagTTTACGTTATAAATCGAACGCTCGATTCTCCTtgcctttctccctctctttgtttGTTGACTGTGTCTTGGAGGGGTTCTCCATGTGTCTCCATGCTCCCGCCAAGCATCCCCTCGCGGACGAGAAGCTGGTGATGCTCCGCTTCTCGTTATGCAAGTGTTGTTAGACCTGCGATGGTAGACTGCGTGTGTAAAGCAAGGCACTGTGGCATGTTTTTCGTCTcacagctgcagtgccgtCAATGTGGCGGCACAACGTCAAGACATCGCAGCAAGCGACAAACGCTggtcgcgcgcacaccctcTGCCATGTGTgcttgcttgtgtgcgcgtgtgtgtggaagggtGATCAGCTTGTGGTTGTTTTTCGTTCACCTATTCGCTGTGAAGTGCGCACAAAGACCTGCGCGCACCGATGGACTTCGTCTCGTCGAAGAACCAGCGTGTTTGGACgcgggcggggcggggcggggggggcGCGCACCGCACAAACTGCCGGTACCAATGGAGTGAAGTGCACACAAAAGTGAGCAAGGCGCGGTGTTGCAGTGGTGTTGGTGTTTAAGTGGAGGCGGCATTCTTGCCATGGTATGAGCAGGCGTGTACGGCACGTGCAGAAAGCAGGCAGGAGCGacagatatatatatatatattgtctgtgtgtgtgctcacTTTTCGTGGGTCTCGCTTTTTGATGCACAAGGTGTTCACGTCTgctgcgtgtctgcgcgctCTCCAGCGACCTCGGCTTTCAtccgttctctctcttttgttTCTGGGGTGCTGGAGGCAGCTTACGGGGCTTTGTCTGTGAGCTCGGCAGTGACTACAGTCGGTTGCACTAACGAACCATTTTTGATGCCGTTCATCTTGTACACCGACTCCTCCGTGACAGCGATGGTGCAGCCAGTTAGTGTGAGAAGAGAAACTGAAACTAGCATGGTAAATCAAGAGGGGTGCAGCGAGACCACGTAAGTAGTTTGCCGCGTGGTTTCGAGCGAGATCAAAAACAcgtccgctgcggcacctctgaggcgctggcgcactCCCTGATGCACAAACGGAGCACTGCACCAAAAATGTGCCTCCTCGCTTTTGTAGGGGCTGGTCTGTGGAGTCTGCGGTTTGCTTTGTGTGTGAAGGATATGTTTCTGGTCGAAACAGTACTCTTGATTatccccccctcccctcacccgttcatcctccccccttctctttctcctctcatCCTCGCCCTCTGCTACACCTCTGACAACATCCCTGTCGCGCTTGACAATGGTCAAACTTCCATGTAGTTGCTCACCTCCCAACTCCCGTCACTGTCCCGTTTTGTGGTGGACGCACAGGCGGCATTACTCAGTGCTGTGATGTGGGAGTGCATCATCACTGCGACTATATGACTTTTCAAGCTCGTGTGATCTtgctctcctttcctcgTTGGGGGCAGCCGTTATCGAAGACTGGCAAACGGAAAGCGCGGTGATCTACTCCGAGTATTGTGATTCTTCTACGTAAAggacttttttttttgtggttCGTTGCCTGTTACCCGCGGTTCAGCTACAggtcagctgcgccagccaCATGCGTCGCTGTGTGCCTTGGCGTCGCCTCCTGTGCGGGGGCACCAGGCTCctgcgcaacggcgtcgaCACAGGAGGTGCGCCGTCGTCCAGCTCACCCAGCTTCAAAGAGACCGTTGAGGGGAAGCtagagaaggaggcggaggcgctccGGCGCGTCGCTTGCTATCCTCATCGCTCCATGACCAGACCAGTCATGCCCGTACCGGCGTCACAGATTCTCTCCCCGGTTTTCATGTCGAGTCTCATGGATCTCAACCAGCTGGCGACAGACCTGCACTGCCTGTCGTTCAGCGCCCCCAAAGCGCACTGGGACGCAGCGGTGATTCTCATCAAGAGCAACCCAGACGAGACGGAGTACGAGGTGTGGGTGAACCCGTCAGTGCCCGGCTACGACGATCGCAACGCGGTGGCGCCCATGTACGGCATGTGGGAGAACTGCATCTCGTGcggcacggcgacggcgtgggTGGTACGCCCGCAGCGCGTCACGTGCAGCGGGTACGATGAGCACGGCAACCACAAGGTGCAGGTGCTAGACGGCATGCGAGCACGCTGCCTCATGCACGAGCTGGACCACTTGATGGGCAAGACTATCTTTCATCAAGCGGTCGGGCCAGAGTTTGTTGTGAGCTCAGTGGCAATGGCGCAGCGACATCTGTGGCCGGCCAACTTCCCGTCTGCCGAGGCGTACGTCACCACTCCTGGCCAGTTTTTTGATTACGTGCAGAACGCGACGATGATTCCGCCGGGCATGGAGTGGTGGTACGCGCAGAACGTCAGGGAGGAGTTTGGTAACGAGCAAATTGGACAGTGAGGTCGCCAtgaggtgatggtggcgatggcactatgctgcgcagctgcacgctTGCCGTTTACTCGGGTTTGCTTTTGCAGACTtggtggccgcggcggtaATGGCGGCGCGTGTCTTGTTCGCCGAGCGCGTTTTCATTCtttgagagggaggggggttgtGTGGTGGCTCTTCCGCACCCGCAGGACTACACGCCGTATGCGCTTGCTTGTGCaccgtgtgtgtgagagagggcCACGGAGCACGACGCCGCTCCGGTGCCGTCGAGTTTATTGTTTGCCAtttttgtgtctgtgtgtgtgcgcgcacgatTTGTTGTTGGTTTGATGTCTTCTCACATGCGCTATCTGAACAGCAGTTCAAAAGACGTGACACGAAGCCTTCATCAGCGTGGATGTGCCGTCCCGTAGGCGGACTCGACTAATTTGTGGTcgtgcgctgctgtttttctttccttttttttgcagAGTCAGTCGACAgggtttttttttcgtttgtgtgtggCCGTTTATCTTTGCGTGCCAGTCTTTCCAGCGCCGTATCGCGCTTGTCACCTCACGACCACTCACGTCTGCTTATCATCCCACGTCGATCGTAGTGTCTCattgtctctctctctctctttacgGGTGTACCCGCGGGCCCTTTGCTCGACATCCTGCTCACCTGCTGATCtgttcggcggcggcattcAGCGCCGTGCATGGAATGCAATAGACGCACTGTGGACATATCTGTGACGCAGTGACCATCACCGAGGCACCCATTCACATCACATTTCTTGTTTGACGGAAATGTCGGCTGCGTTTATGGCCCAACTCCCGTTTATCGGGTCATCATCAACTCTCGGTTGGCAGCGCGACGATGTCGCGCGATCATATATGGAACACGTTTTGCATCGTGCCCGTGTGCTGCTCCCGCGTCGCGGCTGGCGCATCGGTCTCATCAAGGAATTCTACCCGCGCGGAGCGACCCTGCTTGGACTCAATGTGAATGCCGGCAGCGAGGTATGCATTCGCTTCCGTGTTCCcggaaagaaaaacgagTTCCTACCATTTCATGAAGTGCTGTGCACAGCCTTGCACGAGTTCACGCACTGTGTGCACCCGAGGCACGATCGTGCCTTCTGGAACCTCTACTACGATTTGGTCAAGGAGTGCGAGGCGCTGGAAATTACCATGATCCAGCAGGGCATGCGGCTCTACCCAGCAATCTCCTCCACACCCATGAGCTGCTCCGGCACTGCGTCTCAGCAAAGCCGCTCTGATCGTGAGGGCAGGACTGCAGCAATGGTCAAGAGCGCTCGAGGtggaggccgccgcctcggtaACGGGGGCGCCAGAGGAGGCGGTAGGGAACGAGGAGGTGGGATGAGCACGGGCAGTCGCCATGTCACACAAACCATCATCATGACGGgtcgcgccgcctccagcagcagctcctcgccgaCGAGCAGTGCGGGTTTTCCTGGAGAggggcgccgcctcggcggcggcggtcccCGACAGTACGACACCCCGATCGGCTTCACCCCGACACgggacgcgctgcgccgaaTCCTTGCCGACGCGGCACAGAGACGTCTTGCGCGGACGCTGCCGTCAGCAGCAACGGTCACGCTGGGTTCGCAGCCTCTAGCTCTCTCACTTGACAGCGGCACTTTCCCGCAACAAGATGGGGGGCAATCTGAGGTggatgacggcgacgcgccggACTGCGTCCCGCATACCCTTTCGGGCCACGAGGACGGTGGTGGCTGGAATTGCCCACGTTGCGCTTTCCGCAACGATGATAACGTGGTCGGTAGCTGCGCTTTCTGCGCTGATTgcgatgacgaggacgagggggAGGCGATATGGAGAAAGCGGCCTCGACTCGACAGCGATCACTCACCACTAGAAACGCCCACGATAGCCGTCCCCTCGGCCACCGCGTCGAAGACGGTGCCtgcgcagcagtcgcagcagcagcaggtcgaGTGCACCGCAGAAGAGCACTATATTGTCGTTagcgacgaagacgacagcTAGCAGGCCAGGGAAAGCCTGCGTGGGGTGTGCCCTTGTTGGTGCAATCACCACTCTCACCCCCCCGCTCTGACTCTCGCTTCTACTTATGCGTGCTTTTCAGTGCGCTACCGCAGCCAGACACGTTGCGTATTTTTCTCGCAcgtgctgccggtgctccGTCAACGCTATTTCTTAGCCCACTCTTAGAGGACGCCATTACTCGTCTTTTCGTTAAAGGGCACATGCcaagtgctgcagcgcgtcccAGCGTGCTGTGAGGAGCTCGAATCTGCTGCGGAGAGCCCTTGACTGCGACGATGCAGAGAAGGGTAACGGCAAAGAGGAATGCGCGATAGAGTTTCGTTAGAGATGCGTCCGTATTTTGTAACATGTGCGCCGGCAATCCTTGTGGCCGCCTCTCTCACTATGTGGCTGTGTtactttctctcgctctcctcggCACCCGacatctcctcctgcgcaTCCCGATGATACACACATCTCTGCTCGCACGGCGCAAACGCTTTGCCTCGCCACTCCCGCACACCTGCCCAATCACGTGCACATGCAGCGCAAGCGACAGACACAAAAAGAAGTCTTGAGCAGCGTagtcgcccccccccctctcccctccctcccgcccccgGCCACGCAGCACTCACAACCGCATACTTCGTGTTCGTTGTAGACGACGGCACTCACCGCTCTCTCAGCATGAACAGAGACGGCGTAGAGGATGGCATCTACGTCAACTTCTTCGGCTTTGATGGGAAGGCCGCAATGCTGGCGTGCGACATGTACGGCATTCTTCCGGAAAACCTTCTCTACTTGCCCAAAAATATGTTTCTCCAGACGGGGGACGAGAGTGAGCAGGTTCTGCTGGTGCGGTACACCATGTGCGAACGTAGTCGCCAAGGCACCTTTCGCACCTTGCTCGGCGCCAAATCGAAGCTGATGGCGGAGGGTAAAGTGGAGGCGCTGTGGAAAGAGCGGTGCCGCACCTTGGCagacgcggcgccgtgccCACGCTTTACAGAAAAGCAACTGGaagaggccgccgcggcacttGACACAGACAGTGAAAGTGACGAGGAACGACAGGTCGACGAGCGCGGCATGCTaaagccgccaccgccgctgccgcctgcgccaccaTTCGCCTCGGACGGCCCACGCGGcgaggcagctgcagaggccgccgccacggagaACGACGAATCGCCCACGCCAGTGACGGACACGCCGTTTGGCAGGGCGCCAGACTCGgaaccgctgccgccgccgcccacgcaAGCCTCCTCCGACGCGGGCGGCGAGACACGGAGGGGCTCGGGCACCACAGCTACAAACGACAATGCCGCGCTCGCTGTCGACGCGAAACGCATgacgcaggagctgcagaacGACTGGAAGCAATACGACGTGGTCAAGTCGCTAGAACTGTCTCGGACACACAAGCTCTGCTCACAGCCGCCAAATATCCCGCAAGCGTACTTTCCGCGCTTGCTCGAGACGCTGAACATGGAGGAGAAAGAacttgccgccgcgcaaAAGGAGCTCTCTCGCTACAGCAAGAAGGCAGCGAGGCGACTACGTGCGAGGCAGCAGGAGCGATCGAGTGGGCCCTCCGCCCCagggcgcagcacctccctcccccctctgtcctcctcccctttgCAGAaccccgccgccacccaccTGCACCAGTCTGTGGAGCTGCGGAATCGTCGCGAGCTGGATGCCTTACATCGAGTGGCGCAAGCGCATCTGCGCTTTTTGAGCGAGCGCTACGAGCAAGGCCGCAGCATCGACGAGAAAatggagggggtggcgacCCTTGGTACGCTGGAGCACATGCTGAAGTATCAAAAGTCCATCGGCATAGCTCCCGAGCTCGAGGACCGCATTCAGACCAGGATGGTGCGCGAGGAATCCCGCGCGGCGCTCCAACAGCAGCTACGGGAGTCGGAGTGGGAACGGGCGTATGCAATCGAGGAAAAGGCGCAACACGCGAAAGAGGTGCTGGAGCGGGAGCGGGAGAGGACGAAGGGCATCGCTGCTGAGGCACAGCGGACCCAGCGACTAATCACAGACTGGAAGCAGGTGGCAGCCCATCGCCAGCAAGAAACGCACTTGAACAGCGTCCTCCACCGAAGTGCCGTGCGGCATGCAAAGGCGGACACGTTCATTGAGACGAAgcgcgcggccgccgg
This window encodes:
- a CDS encoding polypeptide deformylase-like protein, putative produces the protein MRRCVPWRRLLCGGTRLLRNGVDTGGAPSSSSPSFKETVEGKLEKEAEALRRVACYPHRSMTRPVMPVPASQILSPVFMSSLMDLNQLATDLHCLSFSAPKAHWDAAVILIKSNPDETEYEVWVNPSVPGYDDRNAVAPMYGMWENCISCGTATAWVVRPQRVTCSGYDEHGNHKVQVLDGMRARCLMHELDHLMGKTIFHQAVGPEFVVSSVAMAQRHLWPANFPSAEAYVTTPGQFFDYVQNATMIPPGMEWWYAQNVREEFGNEQIGQ